One Pseudomonas abieticivorans genomic region harbors:
- a CDS encoding polysaccharide biosynthesis/export family protein encodes MKRALFSVLLLSAVLQGCAFAPGQHMTPDDVQDGPDMSDVKVVPITQLSVQQQQTIYKAEPIPSELLTYRPEDYLIGPGDSLIITVWEHAELNSPAAQDQKEASARVVRNDGTLYYPYINSIHAGGLTVGQFRANLQKALATYLTGAQVDVNVEGYSSKRVIISGAVKNPGPQALTNTPLTLVDAISRSGGETADANLANLILKRDGHEYLIDIDTLNRRGSHLNEIYLKDGDQLHLGDNHANKIYVLGEVLHPQVMTYGTSTFNLMEALGNAGGISQETANAEAIYVIRGAQGASKQPATVFYLNAKKPTAFMLASQFDLQTSDVIFVGPANITRWNRFISQLLPSATVVGTTAAFSH; translated from the coding sequence ATGAAACGAGCTTTATTCAGCGTGTTGCTGTTGAGTGCGGTTCTGCAAGGTTGCGCCTTTGCCCCAGGCCAACACATGACCCCGGACGATGTCCAGGACGGGCCGGACATGAGTGACGTGAAGGTGGTACCCATCACCCAGCTGTCCGTGCAGCAACAGCAGACCATCTACAAGGCCGAACCGATTCCCAGCGAACTGCTGACCTATCGCCCCGAGGACTACCTGATCGGCCCGGGTGACAGCTTGATCATTACGGTGTGGGAACACGCCGAATTGAACTCGCCGGCCGCCCAGGACCAGAAAGAGGCCAGCGCCCGCGTGGTGCGCAACGACGGCACGCTGTACTACCCCTACATCAACTCGATCCATGCCGGGGGGCTAACGGTCGGCCAGTTTCGCGCCAACCTGCAGAAGGCCCTGGCCACCTACCTCACCGGCGCCCAGGTGGACGTCAATGTCGAGGGCTATTCCAGCAAGCGCGTGATCATCTCCGGCGCCGTCAAAAACCCCGGGCCGCAGGCGCTGACCAACACGCCGCTGACCCTGGTGGACGCCATCAGCCGCTCTGGCGGGGAAACCGCCGATGCGAACCTGGCCAACCTGATCCTCAAGCGCGATGGGCATGAGTACCTGATCGACATCGACACACTGAACCGCCGCGGCTCGCACCTCAACGAGATCTACCTCAAGGATGGCGACCAGTTGCACCTGGGTGACAACCACGCCAACAAGATCTACGTGCTGGGGGAAGTGCTGCACCCACAAGTGATGACCTACGGCACCAGCACCTTCAACCTGATGGAAGCCTTGGGCAACGCCGGCGGCATCAGCCAGGAAACCGCCAACGCCGAAGCCATCTACGTGATTCGCGGGGCCCAGGGCGCCTCCAAGCAACCGGCCACGGTGTTCTACCTCAACGCCAAGAAACCAACCGCGTTCATGCTGGCCAGCCAGTTCGACCTGCAGACCTCGGACGTGATTTTCGTCGGCCCCGCCAACATCACCCGCTGGAATCGCTTCATCAGCCAGTTGTTGCCATCGGCGACGGTGGTGGGCACCACGGCGGCGTTCTCCCACTAA
- a CDS encoding glycosyltransferase family 4 protein has translation MKIAIVHDWLVTYAGAERVLASLLKIWPEADLFSVIDFLSDEDRAHLGGKRATTTFIQHLPQARTRYQKYLPLMPLAIEQLDLSAYELVISSSHAVAKGVLTGPNQLHVSYVHSPIRYAWDLQHQYLNEAGLSKGLKSKVARMVLHYMRMWDQRTAAAVDDFVANSQFIGRRIDKAYRRPSTVIYPPVDTQGFNLQVEKQDYYLTTSRMVPYKKIPMIVEAFRGMPDKRLVVIGDGPEMEKARAVCGPNVTLMGYQPFAVLREHLQNAKGFVFAAEEDFGISPVEAQACGTPVIAFGKGGTLETVHGLDHEQPTGVFYHEQTPAALINAVHEFENEAHRITAQACRENAERFSEKRFEREMRQFVEARWNEAHAPLPQTLVVAPRLALASVPALASASATPR, from the coding sequence ATGAAAATTGCAATCGTCCACGATTGGCTGGTGACTTACGCTGGCGCCGAGCGGGTACTCGCCTCACTGCTGAAAATCTGGCCGGAAGCCGACCTGTTTTCAGTGATCGACTTCCTCAGTGATGAAGACCGCGCCCACCTGGGCGGCAAGCGCGCGACCACCACGTTTATCCAACACCTGCCCCAGGCCCGCACCCGTTACCAGAAGTACCTGCCGCTGATGCCGCTGGCCATCGAGCAACTCGACCTGTCGGCCTACGAGCTGGTCATTTCCAGCAGCCACGCGGTCGCCAAGGGCGTACTCACTGGCCCCAATCAGTTGCACGTGAGCTACGTGCATTCGCCGATCCGCTACGCCTGGGACCTGCAGCACCAGTACCTCAACGAGGCCGGCTTGAGCAAGGGCCTGAAAAGCAAAGTGGCGCGCATGGTTTTGCACTACATGCGCATGTGGGACCAACGCACGGCAGCGGCGGTGGACGATTTCGTCGCCAACTCGCAGTTCATTGGCAGGCGCATCGACAAGGCCTATCGCCGCCCGTCCACGGTGATCTACCCGCCGGTGGATACCCAGGGCTTCAACCTGCAAGTGGAAAAACAGGACTATTACCTGACCACCTCGCGCATGGTGCCCTACAAGAAGATCCCAATGATCGTCGAGGCCTTCCGCGGCATGCCCGACAAGCGCCTGGTGGTGATCGGCGATGGCCCGGAAATGGAAAAAGCCCGCGCCGTGTGCGGCCCCAATGTCACGCTGATGGGCTACCAGCCGTTCGCCGTGCTGCGTGAGCACCTGCAAAACGCCAAGGGCTTCGTGTTTGCCGCCGAGGAGGACTTTGGCATCAGCCCGGTGGAGGCACAGGCCTGCGGCACGCCGGTGATCGCCTTCGGCAAGGGCGGCACCCTGGAAACGGTCCACGGCCTGGACCACGAACAGCCCACCGGGGTGTTCTACCACGAGCAAACCCCGGCCGCGCTGATCAATGCGGTGCACGAGTTCGAGAACGAAGCCCATCGGATTACGGCGCAAGCCTGCCGTGAAAATGCCGAGCGCTTCTCGGAAAAACGCTTCGAGCGGGAAATGCGCCAGTTCGTCGAGGCGCGCTGGAACGAGGCACACGCACCGTTGCCGCAAACCCTCGTCGTGGCGCCTCGCCTGGCCCTGGCTTCGGTTCCTGCACTGGCCAGCGCCAGCGCCACGCCACGCTGA
- the pqqF gene encoding pyrroloquinoline quinone biosynthesis protein PqqF: protein MSDAYTPAFDQMELENGLRVQLRHEPRLKRAAASLRVAAGSHDVPSAWPGLAHFLEHLFFLGTARYSRDQGLMTFVQRHGGQLNASTRERTTDFFFELPVESFPGALERLCEMLAHPRLDVSDQLREREVLHAEFIAWSRDPQARHQQWLTSALAASHPLRAFHAGNRYSLPVPREAFQQDLQAFYRRYYHAGQMTLCLAGPQPLEQLQALARKSGSLLPSGTLTPQAAAQPLRDGSAQTSPCPDDQRFNLVFPCEGLPEQTPQAMDFLATWIASAQPGGLLAELRRRGLVENLSLTPFYRFADQALVNIELRLTAAGKQPLALISQLCFEWLEFFQSHDGWHSLRDEYTLLQQRHLLVSGALALARHDNEHFSDDGRTQLSETGVQALRALLEQLRPDNLLHPVAPPTERLGQDSGVKWRLPQRNRFLRPSRRPEQAQATPAAMEYLPGGSTPSHEACVYVRWRVNASQRAGLWRMLDNSLHKLREEARQAGVQLTFSSLGNDWQLRLQGVQEPMPALLEQALDELTTPTPETWRQARQPSTQPALIPIRELLKRLPEHCLGHYQSPPRIRDEELQPMTLQRLWGGARWDGMAVGLSPAQQQALNAALRKMPGKGDPNLITTRLPLHEKLWSEVALDASEHAVLLFCPTASTEVSDEAAWRVLAHLCQAPYYQRMRVDLQLGYAVFSGFRQIAGRAGLLFGVQSPSTPLAEIIDHLQAFVQTLPALVRGQNPASLASECRELASRSSFEEQDLDQASEALWQARLAGHPSDFMELLRKALLRQRADLLEEAAEQVAKASAGWLCLANGPAVDETWQVAK from the coding sequence ATGTCTGACGCCTACACCCCTGCCTTTGACCAAATGGAGCTTGAAAACGGGCTGCGCGTGCAGTTGCGTCACGAACCGCGCCTCAAGCGCGCGGCGGCTTCGCTGCGGGTGGCAGCCGGAAGCCACGATGTACCTTCGGCATGGCCAGGCCTTGCGCACTTTCTGGAGCACCTGTTTTTCCTCGGTACCGCGCGTTATAGCCGTGACCAGGGGTTGATGACCTTCGTGCAACGCCATGGCGGGCAGCTCAACGCCAGCACCCGCGAACGCACCACCGACTTCTTTTTCGAACTGCCGGTGGAGTCCTTTCCCGGCGCGCTGGAGCGGCTGTGCGAAATGCTCGCCCACCCGCGCCTGGACGTCAGCGACCAATTGCGCGAGCGCGAAGTGCTGCACGCCGAGTTTATCGCCTGGTCCCGCGACCCGCAGGCCCGTCACCAGCAGTGGCTGACCAGCGCGCTGGCCGCCAGCCATCCGCTGCGCGCCTTCCACGCCGGCAACCGCTACAGCCTGCCGGTGCCACGGGAGGCATTCCAACAGGACCTGCAGGCGTTTTACCGCCGCTACTACCACGCCGGCCAAATGACCCTGTGCCTGGCCGGCCCGCAACCGCTTGAGCAATTGCAGGCATTGGCACGCAAATCCGGCAGCCTGTTGCCCAGCGGCACGCTAACCCCCCAGGCTGCCGCACAACCACTGCGCGATGGCTCTGCGCAGACCTCGCCCTGCCCGGACGACCAGCGTTTCAACCTGGTCTTCCCCTGTGAGGGCCTGCCCGAACAGACGCCGCAAGCCATGGACTTCCTGGCCACCTGGATCGCTTCCGCGCAACCTGGCGGCCTGCTCGCGGAACTGCGCCGCCGCGGGCTGGTGGAAAACCTGAGCCTTACCCCCTTCTACCGTTTCGCCGACCAGGCGCTGGTCAATATCGAGTTGCGCCTGACTGCCGCCGGCAAGCAGCCCTTGGCACTGATCAGCCAGTTGTGCTTCGAGTGGCTGGAATTCTTTCAGTCCCACGATGGCTGGCACAGCCTGCGAGATGAATACACCTTGCTGCAACAGCGCCACCTGCTGGTCAGCGGGGCCCTGGCGCTGGCCCGGCACGACAACGAGCACTTCAGCGACGATGGCCGTACACAACTGTCGGAAACCGGCGTTCAAGCCTTGCGCGCACTGCTTGAGCAACTGCGCCCCGACAACTTGCTGCACCCGGTGGCCCCGCCCACCGAGCGGCTCGGCCAGGACAGCGGAGTCAAGTGGCGCCTGCCCCAACGTAACCGCTTCCTGCGCCCCAGCCGCCGCCCCGAGCAAGCCCAGGCCACCCCGGCGGCGATGGAATATTTGCCCGGCGGCAGCACCCCAAGCCATGAAGCCTGCGTCTATGTGCGCTGGCGGGTGAATGCCTCGCAACGGGCAGGCTTGTGGCGCATGCTCGACAACAGCCTGCACAAACTGCGCGAAGAGGCCCGCCAGGCGGGCGTGCAGCTGACCTTCAGCAGCCTGGGCAACGACTGGCAGTTGCGCCTGCAGGGGGTGCAGGAGCCCATGCCGGCGCTGCTCGAACAAGCACTGGATGAGTTGACCACACCCACCCCGGAAACCTGGCGCCAGGCGCGCCAGCCCAGCACGCAGCCCGCGCTGATCCCGATCCGCGAACTACTCAAGCGCCTGCCGGAGCATTGCCTGGGGCACTACCAGTCACCGCCACGGATTCGTGACGAAGAGCTGCAACCCATGACCCTGCAACGGCTCTGGGGCGGTGCCCGCTGGGACGGCATGGCCGTGGGCCTGAGCCCGGCCCAGCAGCAGGCGCTCAATGCAGCCCTGCGCAAGATGCCTGGCAAAGGCGACCCGAACCTGATCACCACCCGCCTGCCCTTGCACGAAAAGCTCTGGAGCGAAGTGGCCCTGGACGCCAGCGAGCACGCCGTGCTGTTGTTCTGCCCCACGGCCAGCACCGAGGTCAGTGACGAAGCGGCCTGGCGCGTACTGGCCCACCTGTGCCAGGCGCCTTACTACCAGCGCATGCGTGTCGATCTGCAGCTAGGCTATGCGGTGTTCAGCGGCTTCCGGCAAATCGCCGGGCGCGCGGGCTTGCTGTTTGGCGTGCAATCACCCAGCACCCCGCTGGCAGAAATCATCGACCATTTGCAGGCCTTCGTGCAGACCCTGCCCGCCTTGGTACGCGGGCAGAACCCGGCCAGCCTGGCCAGCGAGTGTCGCGAATTGGCGTCACGCAGCAGCTTCGAGGAGCAAGACCTGGACCAGGCCAGCGAGGCCCTGTGGCAAGCTCGTTTGGCTGGCCACCCGTCGGATTTCATGGAGTTGCTGCGCAAGGCGTTGCTCCGCCAACGCGCCGACCTGCTGGAGGAAGCAGCCGAGCAGGTCGCGAAGGCTTCAGCCGGCTGGTTGTGCCTGGCCAACGGCCCGGCGGTGGACGAAACCTGGCAAGTGGCAAAGTGA
- a CDS encoding undecaprenyl-phosphate glucose phosphotransferase: MPKNFKGILQAHHSALSVAHRLIDVAVIVVCSCLLAWLDGRLDTSETWSLVLASVLLFHWFSEYHQLYVSWRGERVWRELLRVFNYWSLTFMCVMLLDYLLIKPPVLLGHGEMSWYALVLMLLCGYRLLIRSVLQTLRRHGHNTRTVAIVGTGQIGERLAHSITSAPWMGLRLLGFYDDQPQQMDLDGRIPVLGDLERLVDDARAGLIDKVYITLAMSCEPSLCALVKGLSDTTASVYLIPDVFMFDLLHARSESINGLTSISLVDTPMDGSSCLVKRFEDITVASVILLLIALPMLLIALGIKLTSPGPVLFRQTRYGLDGRPIMVWKFRSMSVQENGAQVLQASRNDVRVTRFGGFLRRTSLDELPQFLNVIKGDMSIVGPRPHAVAHNEQYRKQVSGYMLRHKVKPGITGWAQVNGWRGETTTLDKMQKRIEFDLEYIEQWSVWLDLKIIALTLFKGFIHKNAF; the protein is encoded by the coding sequence ATGCCAAAAAACTTCAAGGGCATCCTGCAGGCCCACCACTCTGCATTGTCGGTGGCCCATCGCCTGATCGATGTCGCCGTGATCGTTGTCTGCAGTTGCCTGCTCGCCTGGCTCGACGGGCGCCTGGACACCAGCGAAACCTGGAGCCTGGTGCTGGCCTCGGTGCTGTTGTTCCACTGGTTCAGCGAGTACCACCAGTTGTACGTTTCCTGGCGCGGCGAACGTGTCTGGCGCGAACTGCTGCGGGTGTTCAACTACTGGTCGCTGACCTTCATGTGCGTGATGCTGCTCGACTACCTGTTGATCAAGCCACCGGTCTTGCTGGGGCACGGTGAAATGAGCTGGTATGCCCTGGTGCTGATGTTGCTGTGCGGCTACCGGCTGCTGATCCGCAGCGTGCTGCAGACCCTGCGCCGCCACGGCCACAACACCCGCACCGTGGCCATCGTCGGTACCGGGCAGATTGGCGAACGCTTGGCCCATTCGATCACCAGCGCGCCCTGGATGGGCTTGCGCCTGCTGGGTTTCTACGACGACCAGCCGCAACAGATGGACCTGGACGGGCGCATCCCGGTGCTCGGCGACCTCGAGCGGCTGGTGGACGATGCCCGCGCAGGGCTGATCGACAAGGTCTACATCACCCTGGCCATGAGCTGCGAGCCGTCCTTGTGCGCGTTGGTCAAGGGCCTGAGCGATACCACCGCTTCGGTCTACCTGATCCCGGACGTGTTCATGTTCGACTTGCTGCACGCACGCAGCGAAAGCATCAACGGCCTGACCAGCATCAGCCTCGTGGACACCCCAATGGATGGGTCCAGTTGCCTGGTCAAACGCTTTGAAGACATCACCGTGGCCAGCGTGATTTTGCTGCTGATTGCCCTGCCGATGTTGCTGATTGCCTTGGGTATCAAATTGACTTCACCGGGGCCCGTCCTTTTTCGCCAGACGCGCTATGGTTTAGATGGCAGGCCGATCATGGTCTGGAAATTTCGAAGCATGAGCGTCCAGGAAAACGGCGCCCAAGTGCTCCAGGCCAGCCGCAATGACGTTCGGGTCACCCGCTTCGGGGGCTTTTTGCGGCGCACCTCGCTGGACGAGTTACCGCAGTTTCTGAACGTGATCAAGGGCGACATGTCGATCGTCGGCCCGCGCCCCCATGCAGTGGCGCACAACGAGCAGTATCGCAAGCAGGTGAGCGGCTACATGTTGCGGCACAAGGTGAAACCCGGCATCACCGGCTGGGCTCAAGTCAATGGATGGCGGGGGGAAACCACTACCTTGGACAAAATGCAGAAGCGCATCGAATTCGATCTCGAGTACATCGAGCAATGGTCTGTGTGGCTTGACCTGAAAATCATCGCACTGACGCTGTTCAAAGGCTTCATCCATAAAAACGCGTTCTGA